From a single Desulfobulbaceae bacterium DB1 genomic region:
- a CDS encoding translation elongation factor G, with protein sequence MQKDLTKMRNIGISAHIDSGKTTLTERILFYTNRIHAIHEVRGKDGVGAKMDSMELEKERGITIQSAATYCSWQGHSINIIDTPGHVDFTIEVERALRVLDGAVLILCSVGGVQSQSITVNRQMSRYKVPRVVFINKCDRTGANPARVTKQVRDKLGLNAVMMQIPIGLEGDMEGIVDLVKMKAIYFEGDNGEKMREADIPASLLDEAKEKREEMLDAVSMFSDELMEAVLEGEPSEEMIHAAVRKGTLALEFAPVFIGSAYKNKGVQCLLNAVNLYMPNPMDIENTALDLEKDEQELILSCKPEDPLVCLAFKLEDGRYGQLTYLRIYQGTMKKGDSIVNSRTGKKVKVGRLCRMHSDEMEEIEESGAGDIVALFGVDCASGDTFTSSDISYSMSSMHVPSPVISLAIIPVDNKAQVNMSKALNRFTKEDPTFRTFVDHETNETIISGMGELHLEVYIERMKREYKAEVQVGAPQVAYRETITQRAEFNYTHKKQTGGSGQFGRVAGYMEPLEEGEYEFVDSIVGGVIPREFISSCDKGFKKSLEKGALAEFPVNGVRCVINDGGYHAVDSSDVAFQLAAIGAFKEGYQKAKPVLLEPIMKVAVEGPTEFQGSIMGSLNQRRGIIIGTLEEGDYTVVEAEVPLSEMFGYSTVLRSLTQGKAEFTMEFADYKQVPRNVAESLIEELRKKKKEQGK encoded by the coding sequence ATGCAAAAAGATTTAACGAAAATGCGTAATATCGGAATCAGCGCTCACATCGATTCCGGTAAGACGACCCTTACCGAGCGGATTCTTTTTTATACGAACCGGATCCATGCCATACATGAAGTAAGGGGCAAGGATGGCGTCGGCGCCAAGATGGACTCCATGGAGCTGGAGAAGGAAAGGGGCATCACCATCCAGTCCGCGGCGACCTACTGCAGTTGGCAAGGCCATTCCATCAACATCATTGACACCCCCGGCCATGTTGACTTCACCATTGAAGTCGAGCGCGCCCTGCGGGTGCTTGACGGCGCGGTGCTCATCCTCTGTTCCGTCGGCGGCGTGCAGTCCCAGAGTATCACGGTAAACCGCCAGATGAGCCGCTACAAGGTTCCTCGCGTTGTTTTCATCAACAAGTGCGATCGCACCGGCGCAAATCCGGCCAGGGTAACCAAGCAGGTCCGGGACAAGCTGGGCTTGAACGCGGTCATGATGCAGATTCCCATTGGTCTTGAAGGCGACATGGAAGGAATTGTCGACCTGGTGAAGATGAAGGCCATTTACTTTGAAGGTGATAACGGCGAAAAGATGCGGGAAGCGGATATCCCCGCGAGTCTCCTCGACGAGGCCAAGGAAAAACGCGAAGAAATGCTTGACGCGGTTTCCATGTTCTCCGATGAGTTGATGGAAGCCGTGCTGGAAGGCGAACCCTCCGAGGAGATGATCCACGCGGCGGTCCGCAAGGGCACCCTGGCTTTGGAATTTGCCCCGGTTTTTATCGGTTCCGCCTACAAGAACAAGGGCGTTCAGTGTCTGCTCAATGCGGTCAACCTGTACATGCCCAACCCCATGGACATTGAAAATACCGCGCTTGATCTTGAAAAAGACGAGCAGGAGCTGATTCTTTCCTGCAAGCCGGAAGATCCCCTGGTCTGCCTGGCGTTTAAACTGGAGGACGGACGTTATGGTCAGCTGACCTATCTCCGCATTTACCAGGGCACCATGAAAAAAGGTGACTCCATCGTCAACAGCCGTACCGGCAAGAAGGTCAAGGTCGGCCGTCTGTGCCGCATGCATTCGGACGAGATGGAGGAAATCGAAGAGTCCGGCGCCGGTGATATCGTCGCCCTGTTCGGTGTCGATTGCGCCTCCGGCGATACCTTCACCTCCAGCGACATCAGTTATTCCATGAGTTCCATGCATGTGCCCAGCCCGGTTATCTCGCTGGCCATCATTCCGGTGGACAACAAGGCCCAGGTCAACATGTCCAAGGCCCTCAACCGGTTCACCAAGGAAGATCCGACCTTCAGGACCTTTGTCGACCATGAAACCAATGAAACCATTATCTCCGGCATGGGCGAGCTGCACCTTGAGGTGTACATCGAACGCATGAAGCGGGAGTACAAGGCCGAGGTGCAGGTGGGCGCTCCCCAGGTTGCCTACCGCGAGACCATTACCCAGCGTGCCGAATTCAACTACACCCACAAAAAACAAACCGGCGGTTCCGGTCAGTTCGGCCGCGTTGCCGGATACATGGAACCCCTGGAAGAGGGTGAATACGAATTTGTCGACAGCATCGTCGGCGGTGTTATTCCCCGCGAGTTTATCAGTTCCTGCGACAAGGGCTTTAAGAAGAGCCTGGAAAAAGGGGCGCTGGCGGAATTCCCGGTCAACGGCGTGCGCTGTGTCATCAACGACGGCGGGTATCATGCGGTTGACTCCTCTGACGTCGCCTTCCAGCTTGCCGCCATCGGCGCATTCAAGGAAGGATATCAGAAGGCGAAACCGGTTCTGCTGGAGCCGATCATGAAGGTTGCCGTGGAAGGCCCGACCGAGTTTCAAGGCTCGATCATGGGAAGCCTGAACCAGCGTCGCGGCATCATCATCGGAACCCTGGAAGAAGGTGACTATACCGTTGTCGAGGCGGAAGTGCCGTTGTCCGAGATGTTCGGTTATTCCACCGTTCTTCGCTCCCTGACCCAGGGCAAGGCGGAATTCACCATGGAATTTGCCGATTACAAGCAGGTGCCCAGAAATGTTGCGGAAAGTCTGATTGAAGAGTTGCGCAAGAAAAAGAAAGAGCAGGGTAAATAA
- a CDS encoding phosphoribosylformimino-5-aminoimidazole carboxamide ribotide isomerase: MKFRPCIDLHNGCVKQIVGSTLSDISASTLETNFSSPHPSSYYATMYKADRLTGGHVIMLGPGNDAAAAEALAAWPGGLQIGGGITAANAPAWLDRGAAAVIVTSYVFQDGRIHEERLHEIKDAVGADRLVLDLSCRKRDGEYYIVTDRWQKFTSVVISPETLAYFASFCHEFLVHAVDVEGRCAGIEEELAEKLGEWAPLPTTYAGGVKNIADMERLAELGRGRLDATIGSALDIFGGSTMTYAEAVAFHRRYNP; this comes from the coding sequence ATGAAATTTCGCCCCTGTATTGACCTGCATAACGGCTGCGTCAAGCAAATCGTTGGCTCCACCCTTTCCGATATCTCCGCCTCCACCCTGGAGACGAATTTTTCTTCGCCGCATCCCTCGTCCTATTACGCGACAATGTATAAGGCCGACCGCTTGACCGGCGGCCATGTCATTATGCTTGGTCCGGGCAATGATGCAGCCGCGGCCGAGGCGCTGGCCGCCTGGCCGGGCGGTTTGCAGATCGGCGGCGGCATTACTGCCGCAAATGCCCCGGCCTGGCTCGATCGGGGCGCCGCCGCCGTCATCGTCACCTCCTACGTCTTTCAGGACGGACGCATTCATGAAGAGCGCCTGCACGAAATAAAAGATGCGGTGGGGGCTGACCGGCTTGTCCTTGATCTGAGTTGCCGCAAGCGGGACGGCGAGTATTATATCGTCACCGATCGCTGGCAGAAGTTCACCTCGGTGGTTATCAGCCCGGAGACGCTTGCCTATTTCGCTTCATTCTGCCATGAATTTCTGGTTCATGCGGTGGATGTCGAGGGAAGGTGTGCCGGTATCGAAGAGGAGCTGGCGGAAAAACTGGGGGAATGGGCCCCTCTTCCCACAACCTACGCCGGCGGAGTCAAAAATATCGCCGATATGGAAAGGCTTGCCGAGCTCGGCCGGGGCAGGCTTGATGCCACCATCGGCAGCGCCCTTGATATCTTCGGCGGCTCCACCATGACGTACGCCGAGGCAGTGGCTTTTCATCGCCGCTACAACCCCTGA
- a CDS encoding cytochrome C yields the protein MKKRLAKNVFYSLGAVSVALFSVNVCLAMDPVDKNLFPYEPSLVNWEKSSAQFTAPETCGECHPQQFEEWTGSLHALALKDPVYQGELNKAVKAMGHDISRQCEGCHSPMGVVTGEVKGAGLAGLSPVAINGVSCDVCHSMKSHTGWQTPYHQPENGSFVMSPGRDGADGPVLTKYGPYAAADGCGEGFHECVEQPLHKTTEICAGCHQVHHYKNHTPLESTYREWKDSPYSVKNIGCQDCHMVEYDTFLRSADAFTKPQRGEFRHYFNGANFLLYYLLEQAAIKGGDQALAANAKSKYELAVNRLKAAADLDVTPIYRDGKLAEIKVRVHNRRAGHNLPTSLTNIRQIWLEMTVKDQDGKIVMTTGTVGADGTLPEEVRLFNSDGMGENLHLQIDPWEVVAFSRHDTIPAKGYKDVYYGVSGAHAKGPLSVEVKLRYRQAEQKIAEALLAAVPKDIDLAATYGLTAVPTLPVVDMVVKTISMNVAK from the coding sequence ATGAAGAAGAGGCTGGCAAAAAACGTATTTTACTCCCTGGGCGCGGTATCAGTCGCGCTGTTTTCCGTGAATGTCTGCCTGGCGATGGACCCTGTGGATAAAAATCTTTTTCCCTATGAACCCTCGCTGGTCAACTGGGAAAAGTCGTCGGCTCAGTTTACTGCCCCGGAAACCTGTGGAGAATGTCATCCGCAACAGTTTGAGGAATGGACCGGATCCTTGCATGCCCTTGCCTTAAAGGATCCTGTGTATCAGGGAGAGCTGAATAAGGCGGTCAAGGCGATGGGGCATGATATTTCCCGGCAGTGTGAAGGATGCCATTCGCCCATGGGCGTTGTCACCGGGGAAGTGAAGGGGGCGGGTCTGGCTGGTTTAAGTCCTGTCGCCATAAACGGTGTTTCCTGTGATGTCTGCCATTCCATGAAATCCCATACCGGTTGGCAGACGCCCTACCATCAGCCGGAAAACGGTTCTTTTGTCATGTCGCCCGGCAGGGACGGGGCGGATGGTCCGGTTCTGACCAAATACGGACCCTACGCCGCCGCCGACGGATGCGGCGAAGGGTTTCATGAATGTGTTGAGCAGCCGCTGCACAAAACAACGGAAATCTGCGCCGGCTGTCACCAGGTGCATCATTATAAAAACCATACTCCCCTGGAATCGACTTACCGGGAGTGGAAAGACAGCCCCTATTCGGTAAAAAACATCGGTTGCCAGGATTGCCACATGGTGGAGTATGACACCTTTCTCCGTTCAGCCGATGCCTTCACCAAGCCGCAGCGCGGAGAGTTCCGCCATTACTTCAACGGCGCCAACTTTCTTCTTTATTACCTGCTGGAGCAGGCGGCCATCAAGGGCGGAGACCAGGCCCTGGCCGCCAACGCCAAAAGCAAGTACGAGCTTGCGGTGAACCGCTTGAAGGCTGCGGCTGATCTGGATGTGACGCCGATTTACCGGGACGGCAAACTTGCCGAAATAAAGGTTCGGGTTCATAACCGGCGGGCCGGCCACAATCTGCCCACCTCCCTGACCAATATTCGCCAGATCTGGCTGGAGATGACGGTCAAGGACCAGGACGGCAAGATAGTCATGACCACCGGCACCGTCGGGGCTGACGGAACCCTGCCGGAGGAGGTGCGGCTGTTCAATTCCGACGGCATGGGCGAAAACCTGCACCTGCAGATTGATCCCTGGGAGGTGGTTGCCTTTTCCCGGCATGACACGATCCCGGCCAAAGGCTATAAGGATGTCTATTACGGTGTTTCCGGGGCCCACGCCAAGGGCCCGCTGTCGGTGGAGGTGAAACTGCGCTACCGCCAGGCGGAACAGAAAATCGCCGAGGCTCTGCTCGCCGCGGTTCCCAAGGATATCGATCTGGCCGCGACCTATGGCCTGACCGCGGTTCCCACCCTGCCGGTGGTTGACATGGTGGTAAAAACGATTTCCATGAACGTCGCGAAATAA